The Sporosarcina sp. FSL W7-1349 genome includes the window TTTCTCGAATATTATGGTCGTCAAATGCTCAAGTTAAAAGATGGAATGCCTGTTGAAAGCCGCCCCGGGGAATACAATCGTTTTGATTATATCCCATTGGGGGTCGGTGTCGTAATTTCCCCATGGAACTTTGCGCTTGCCATCATGGCGGGTACGACAGTGGCTGCTCTCGTGACAGGAAATACCGTCCTCTTAAAACCGGCATCGACTACTCCTGTCGTCGCCTATAAATTCATTGAAGTATTGGAGGAGGCTGGTATGCCGGCTGGAGTCGTCAACTATATTCCGGGTTCCGGTGCGGAAGTTGGGGACTATCTCGTTGACCACCCGAGAACGAGGTTCATCTCCTTCACAGGTTCGCGTGAAGTCGGAACTCGGATATACGAGCGTGCGGCTGTCGTGAATGAAGGGCAAATTTGGTTGAAACGCGTCATCGCTGAAATGGGCGGGAAAGACACAATCGTTGTCGACAACGATGCGGATCTTGAACTTGCGGCACAGTCCATCGTCAAATCGGCATTCGGCTTCAGTGGGCAAAAATGTTCGGCCTGTTCTCGTGCTATCATCTTAGAGGACGTCTATGACCAAGTTGTGGAACGTGTCGGGGAATTGGCGAAGGGTTTGAAATACGGAGATCCTGCCGACCAGTCGAATTTTGCCGGTCCGGTGATCGATCAAAATTCATACAATAAAATAATGGAGTATATTGAAATTGGCAAGAAAGAGGGGCGCTTGATCGCAGGGGGCGAAGGGGATGATTCAAAAGGATACTTCGTCGCACCAACTATCATCGCAGACCTTGATCCGAATTCCCGCGTCATGCAGGAAGAAATCTTCGGACCTGTCGTCGGGTTGTCAAAAGCGAAAACTTTTGATGAAGCGATCGAAATGGCAAACAATACCGATTACGGCCTGACGGGTGCGGTGATCACTAACAACCGCTTCCATATCGAACAGGCACGCGAGGATTTCCATGTCGGTAACTTATATTTCAACCGCGGCTGCACAGGAGCGATCGTCGGCTATCAGCCATTTGGCGGATTCAACATGTCCGGGACGGATTCCAAAGCGGGCGGACCTGACTACTTGCAACTCCATATGCAAGGTAAAACGACATCGGAAATGCTATGATTTCCGATGTGGGGGACACGGGCGGTGCCGATCGGCCAGCCTGTCCCGTTACATATGATGGAGGAGGAACAACGATGACAGTTTCAGAAAAAGTGATCGATCAAACGGAGAAATATGGTGCGAATAATTACCATCCGCTTCCTATTGTCATATCGGAAGCTCAAGGGGTTTGGGTTACAGATCCTGAGGGAAATAAATATATGGATATGTTATCCGCGTATTCTGCTGTAAACCAAGGACACCGCCATCCAAAGATCATTCAAGCGTTAAAAGACCAAGCGGATAGAGTGACACTGACATCACGCGCTTTTCACAACGATCAACTCGGTCCATGGTATGAAAGGATCTGCCAATTGTCCGGTAAAGAAATGGCCCTACCGATGAATACAGGTGCCGAGGCGGTTGAAACAGCTATCAAGGCAGCTCGCCGTTGGGCATACGACGTGAAAGGAATAGCAGACAACCAAGCGGAAATCATCGGTTGTGTCGGCAATTTCCACGGACGTACAATGGCTGCTGTTTCCTTATCTTCCGATGAGGAATACAAACGCGGTTTCGGTCCATTGCTTCCGGGCATTGCACTGGTACCGTATGGCGATATCAACGCCTTGGAAGAAGCGATTACACCGAATACAGCCGCATTCATTATCGAACCGATCCAAGGAGAAGCTGGAATCTTGATTCCACCGAAAGGTTTCATGAAGGAAGCGAGAGAACTTTGTAAAAAACATAACGTTCTATTCATTGCGGATGAAATTCAAGCGGGTCTTTGCCGTACCGGAAAAATGTTCGCATGTGAATGGGAAGAAATAGAACCGGATATGTATATCTTAGGTAAAGCTCTCGGTGGCGGTGTGTTCCCGATTTCGTGCGTCGTAGCGAATCAAGACATCTTAGGCGTTTTCAACCCTGGCTCGCACGGTTCGACTTTCGGGGGGAACCCAATGGCTTGTGCAGTATCCCTCGCTTCCCTTGATGTTCTTGAAGAGGAAAAATTGGCCGACCGTTCATTGGACTTGGGCACGTACTTCATGGAAGAATTGAAAAAAATCCAACACCCATCAATCAAAGAAGTTCGGGGCCGTGGATTGTTTATCGGAGTGGAGCTGACGGAAAAGGCACGTCCTTACTGTGAGAAATTGAAAGAGCTTGGATTGCTTTGCAAAGAAACCCATGACACGGTAATCCGATTCGCCCCTCCACTGATCATTGAAAAAGGTGAATTGGACTGGGCTCTCGAAAAAATCTACAAAGTTTTTGCGAATTAACCCCATTCGGTGTCAAATATGTTACAATGTCTGCGAAAGAAATACATTATGAATCAAAGAGGCGAATCATTTCATGACTGAAAACCTGAATCTATTTACGTCTACGCAAGAGGTCATTAAGGATGCACTTGAGAAATTAGGCTATGATGAGGGAATGTACGAATTATTAAAAGAACCTCTCCGCATGGTTGAAGTGCGGATTCCGGTCCGGATGGACGACGGAAAAGTGAAAGTGTTCACGGGGTACCGGGGGCAGCATAATGATGCAGTAGGCCCCACAAAAGGCGGAGTCCGGTTCCACCCGCAAGTTACAGCGGATGAAGTGCGTGCACTCTCCATGTGGATGACATTGAAGGCCGGCATCGTCGACCTTCCGTATGGCGGCGGGAAAGGCGGTATCATTTGCGATCCGCGTGAAATGTCAATGGGAGAATTGGAACGGCTTAGCCGAGGGTATGTACGTGCGCTCAGTCAAGTAATGGGGCCAGCTAAAGATATTCCGGCTCCGGATGTCTTCACCAATGCGCAAATCATGGCTTGGATGATGGACGAATATAGCCGGATTGATGAATTTAACTCACCAGGTTTCATTACAGGGAAGCCGATTGTCCTTGGTGGTTCGCAAGGTCGTGACCGTGCGACTGCCGAAGGAGTCACTATCATCATCAAGGAAGCGGCGAAACGTCGCAATATCGATATGAAAGGCGCTCGTGTCGTCATTCAAGGCTTCGGGAATGCGGGAAGTTTCCTATCGAAATTCCTTCATGATTTGGGAGCGAAAGTAATCGGAATTTCCGATGCCTACGGCGCACTTCATGATCCAGATGGCCTCGATATCGATTACCTTCTCGATCGCCGGGATAGCTTCGGAACCGTAACGACCCTGTTTGATAATACGATTACGAACAAAGAGTTGCTTGAACTGGATTGTGATATCCTCGTTCCGGCTGCAATCGAAAACCAGATCACGGGCGATAATGCACATGACATTAAAGCCAAAATTGTTGTCGAAGCGGCGAATGGTCCGACAACGACGGAAGGGACTCGAATCCTGACTGAACGTGGAATCCTTCTTGTACCGGACGTCTTGGCCAGTGCAGGCGGCGTAACAGTCTCTTATTTTGAATGGGTTCAAAACAATATGGGGTATTACTGGACGGAAGAAGAAGTCCGTGAAAAAATGACGGAAAAAATGCTGACGGCATTTGACAACGTCTACTCAGTGTCAACGAACCGCAACATCGACATGCGCCTTGCAGCGTATATGATCGGGGTGCGGAAAACGGCGGAAGCGTCGCGTTTCCGCGGCTGGGCATAACAGGATAAAAGGCATTTCCCGAGAGCGATCCGGGAGATGCCTTTTATGTTTCTTCAGCAGTGGGATGTTCAGACTTCCTGTCGCGCCATTTATCGAATAGGAGTCCGAGAGTGAGCAATCCGGAAATACCGATTGCGATATAGAGGAAACGTGAGAGCGGCTCGGAAAATCCGCCACCCAATTGGCCGACGACATCGAATCGGAATAATCCAGCGACACCCCAGTTCAAAGCGCCGATGATCGTTAGTGCTAACGCAAGTCTCTGTACTGTGTCCATTTTTGCAAACACCTCCTACATACCTATTATTTCCCATTTATTTAATTTCATACTTTTGCCGTATGTTTGCAATGGCTAATTGTAATCCGTGATAATACAAGTAATGACAATGGAGGTGGATGGAAGATGAATGAATTTGTATTCCATAACCCTGTAAAATTGATATTCGGGAAAGGGAAGATCGAGCAGTTGGAAGGAGAGCTGTAGCAATACGGCAACCGGATTCTCCTCGTATATGGCGGTGGAAGCATCAAACGGAACGGACTTTATGATGAAGTGACCGCCATTTTGAAGCAAGCGGGAAAAGAAGTCTATGAACTTTCCAGCGTGGAGCCGAATCCCCGAGTTTCGACAGCCCGGAAAGGCGCTGCTATCTGTAAGGAAAAACAAATTGATTTCATCTTAGCTGTCGGAGGGGGATCGGTGATTGATTGCGCCAAGCTGATTGCTTCGGTAGCGAAATATGACGGGGATCTTGGGACCTTGTCACACGTAAAGTACTGGCGACCGAAGCCCTTCCGATCGGCACCATTTTGACATTGGCCGCAACAGGGTCGGAGATGAATTCCGGCTCTGTCATAACGAATGAAGAAACTCATGAGAAAGTCGGCTGGGGCGGACCGCTTAATTTCCCGAAATTCTCGATTCTCGATCCCGCATACACTTTGTCGGTGCCTAGAGACCAGACAGTGTATGGTATTATCGACATGATGTCACATGTCTTGGAGTAATATTTCCATAGCGCTTCGAATACCCCTGTGCAAGATGAAATGTGTGAAGGAATTTTGCGCGCAGTGATCGAGGCCGGTCCGAAACTTCTGGAACATTCTGATGACCTTGAGTTGAGGGAGACGATCCTGTTTGCTGGGACGATGGCTTTGAACGGAATGATCGGAGTGGGTTCGAAAGGCGATTGGGCATCGCATGATATCGAGCATGCGGTTTCCGCGGTCTATGATATTCCGCATGCGGGAGGTCTTTCGATTTTATTCCCGAATTGGATGCGGTATAACGTAAAAGTGAAGCCGAGCCGCTTTGCGAGACTTGCAGTCAAGGTGTTCGGAGTGGAGTCCGCAGGAAAGACGGAAGAGGAGATCGCTTACGAAGGGATCGACCGCTTGCGCGCTTTTTGGGATTCGCTCGGTGGTCCAAATACGCTTTCGGACTATGGCATTGACGGTTCCCAACTGGAACGCATGGCAGAAATGGCGACCGCCAACAGGCCGATCGGGAAATTCAATGTGTTGCATAAAGAGGATGTTTTGAAGATCCTGCAAGCTTCCTTATAATGAAGAAAGAGGCGATGCGGTTACCACATCAGCCTCTTTTTCTTATTTGATTTCCGGCAACTTCGAGGTCACATGTTTGGCGGCATCCGGAGAGTTCGCCCGGCTCCAGGTCAGGACCCCATCATCTTCGTCGAATGAAATAAGGGCGTCCCGTACGCCTTTTTGCTTCAATATAGTATCCATGAGACGATCCCGGATATCATCTACATAGGCTACTGTATGGGCAGGGTCCACTTCCGCGACGACTTCGACATGGAGGAACTCCCCTTCTTTAATGACTTCCACCCGTTGGATGTCCATCACATCCGGGTCTTCCGCCACGAGATAGGCAATATGGTTGAGCATTTCTTCGTCAGTTTCCCCAATCGCTCCTCTCGCATTATCCAAAAACACTTTACTGACCACATAGAACATCATTAATCCAATTAATATGGAAGCGATGCCTTCCGCCGCAAGGAAGCCGAAGAAGTGAGCTAGGAGGATTGCGACAAAGGCGAGTACCCCACCGGCCGTTGCGACGAGATCTTCCATGAAGACAAGTTTGGTCGGCGGTTTCGCTTTGTTCAAATAGCGGAAGCTGGTCGTAATGGGAGCCAGCCCCCTTGTTTGGATCCCAGCTTCGTGTAGTACTTCTTTTCCTGCTTTAAAAAGAACTGTGAACTCCAGGACAATGGCTATGCCGAGGACGGACAAGTTGATAAGCAGGCTGCCTGATTCACTGGGATTGAAGATATGATGCCAACCTCCAATGATGGCTTCATAGGACATGATTCCGACAACAATGACCGCACCGAGGCAAACCAGATTGACGACTCGGCCAAAACCATTCGGATACTTGGGCGTCGGGGCTTTCCTGGAAAGGGCGGACCCGACGTAGACGAAGAACTGGTTAGCTGCATCTCCTAAAGAATGGAGCATTTCCGCAAACATCGCGACATTTCCTGTAAAGAAAAAGGCGATGGCTTTCAATCCTGCGATGACAGCATTGACGATGGCTGCTAGGAGTGAAGGTTTGTTTCCTTCTTTCAACAATTTTAGTATGTCTGACATAGGAGACCTCCGTTAATGAAATAATTCCAATTCAACTGATTCAACATAGGGAAGTGCGGAGAGTTCGACATATAGCTGCGATGTTTCCTTTTTTGGCAGGGCGGTAAGACGGAAATCCAACTCATGTTTCGTAGGTTGTTCTGTTTCGATTATCTTCCGGATCCTCAAATTTTCGACCGACATCCCTTCTAGCGTCAAGTACTCGATCAGGTCATCGATTTTCGACATATCTGTCACGATGAAAGTGAAGGCAGCATCTTTTGTCCGTAACCGTTTCGGTCCAAATCTCCCAAGCAAAGGGGAGAGGACCTCGATAACGAACATGACACTGAGGACGGCAAACGCAGCTTCTATATAGAAGCCGGCTCCCACCGCAATCCCGATTCCGGCAGCTCCCCAAATCATGGCAGCGGTAGTCAGGCCAGTGATATTATCATTATCCCTTCTCAGTATTGCCCCTGCACCTAGGAATCCTATACCACTAACAATTTGTGCCGCCAAACGGAGCGGGTCCATCGTGACGTTGATATCATCCCGGGGAGGAACGAGATAGGCGGCTTCAATGGAGATGATTGTCATAAGACAGCTGAAAGTGGCAATGACAGCACTTGTCTTTAATCCGATCGGCTTTTTCTTCATTTCCCTCTCTACGCCAATTACTAAACTTAATACTAAAGCGAGGGTTATTTTTATAAGAACCTCGGGGTACATCGTTTCATTCAATATCCAATCCATACAAATCCCCCTTTATCTATGTTGGTGCTCATGGACATGGCATGATATACTCTTTACTATTCTATTGCCCTAAATGATAGGGTGTAACCTTGGCTCCATTTGAAAGAGAAGTGTTTTACATGGAAAGACCTGCAATTCATCCCTATATCCCGATTACGATCGGTGTGATCTCGGTAGTGCTCTCAGCTATTTTTGTGAAGCTTGCCAACGCGGACTCCGGTGTCATTGCTTTTTATCGGATGTTATTTTCGGTGCTTGCAATGCTACCGATCTTTCTCTATAAATATAAAAAAGAATTAAAGGGACTTAGACGGAAAGATTGGCTCTTCTCCACTATCGCTGGAGTGTTCCTTGCATTCCATTTCATCTTTTGGTTTGAATCATTAAACTACACATCGGTCGCCAGTTCGACGGTCCTGGTAACGCTGCAACCGATTTTTGCATTCGTAGGCACCTACTTCTTTTTCAAGGAAAAGATTTCATTGAAGACGATTCTGTCTGCTCTTATCGCGATTTCAGGCAGTGTCATCATCAGTTGGGGAGACTTCAGATTAAGTGGAACTGCGCTTTTTGGGGATATACTGGCTTTAATCGGCTGTGCGCTCGTGACGGCCTATCTGTTATTCGGGCAAGAGGTTCGGAAAAGACTCTCCTTAATTACTTATACGTTTGTGGTTTATTCAATAAGCACGATCACATTGTTTTTTTATGTGCTGGCAAAAGGGGAATCATTCGGGCCTTATCCTTCGAGCGACTGGATGTGGTTCATCCTGCTCGCGTTGATTCCGAATCTGCTGGGGCATACATTATTCAATTGGGCGATTAAATGGGTGAGCACAAATGTCATATCGGTGGCCATCCTATTCGAGCCGGTAGGCGCCGCTATCCTGGCGTTCTATGTATTTGGAGAGACATTGACATTGCCCCAATTAGTAGGCGGGGTCGTTGTCCTATGCGGGATTGGTTTGTTCGTAATTGACCCTAAAAAACTTATTGAAAAGTTTTTTTGAAAAAAGACTTGATTATTTAATAGGACATGTTGTATATTAGTACATGTCCTTAGCGGACGACAAACAACTTAAAAAAGAAATCGAAAAAAGTTGTTGACTTCTCTTCGAGAAGATGTTATATTAAGAGGGTCGCTGTTGCGGCGAGAAAGTAAATGAACCTTGAAAACTGAACAGCAAAACGTCAACAAATAAAGTCCGGAAGCCGACTTCGTCGGTGAAACGGACAAAACGAATCTTCGGATTCAAAATTGACATCTTAACTGATGCCAGCAAGAAACTCGAGCTACTCGAATTTCTCTATTATGGAGAGTTTGATCCTGGCTCAGGACGAACGCTGGCGGCGTGCCTAATACATGCAAGTCGAGCGGACGGATGGGAGCTTGCTCCCTGAAGTTAGCGGCGGACGGGTGAGTAACACGTGGGCAACCTGCCCTGCAGATGGGGATAACTCCGGGAAACCGGGGCTAATACCGAATAATCAGTTCCTCCGCATGGAGGAACTCTGAAAGACGGTTTCGGCTGTCACTGCAGGATGGGCCCGCGGCGCATTAGCTAGTTGGTGGGGTAACGGCCTACCAAGGCGACGATGCGTAGCCGACCTGAGAGGGTGATCGGCCACACTGGGACTGAGACACGGCCCAGACTCCTACGGGAGGCAGCAGTAGGGAATCTTCCACAATGGACGGAAGTCTGATGGAGCAACGCCGCGTGAGCGAAGAAGGTTTTCGGATCGTAAAGCTCTGTTGTAAGGGAAGAACACGTACGGGAGTCACTGCCCGTACCTTGACGGTACCTTATCAGAAAGCCACGGCTAACTACGTGCCAGCAGCCGCGGTAATACGTAGGTGGCAAGCGTTGTCCGGAATTATTGGGCGTAAAGCGCGCGCAGGCGGTCCTTTAAGTCTGATGTGAAAGCCCACGGCTCAACCGTGGAGGGTCATTGGAAACTGGAGGACTTGAGTACAGAAGAGGAAAGCGGAATTCCACGTGTAGCGGTGAAATGCGTAGAGATGTGGAGGAACACCAGTGGCGAAGGCGGCTTTCTGGTCTGTAACTGACGCTGAGGCGCGAAAGCGTGGGGAGCAAACAGGATTAGATACCCTGGTAGTCCACGCCGTAAACGATGAGTGCTAAGTGTTAGGGGGTTTCCGCCCCTTAGTGCTGCAGCTAACGCATTAAGCACTCCGCCTGGGGAGTACGGTCGCAAGACTGAAACTCAAAGGAATTGACGGGGACCCGCACAAGCGGTGGAGCATGTGGTTTAATTCGAAGCAACGCGAAGAACCTTACCAGGTCTTGACATCCCGCTGCCCGGCATGGAGACATGCCTTTCCCTTCGGGGACAGCGGTGACAGGTGGTGCATGGTTGTCGTCAGCTCGTGTCGTGAGATGTTGGGTTAAGTCCCGCAACGAGCGCAACCCTTGATCTTAGTTGCCAGCATTCAGTTGGGCACTCTAAGGTGACTGCCGGTGACAAACCGGAGGAAGGTGGGGATGACGTCAAATCATCATGCCCCTTATGACCTGGGCTACACACGTGCTACAATGGACGGTACAGAGGGCTGCGAACCCGCGAGGGGGAGCCAATCCCATAAAACCGTTCCCAGTTCGGATTGCAGGCTGCAACTCGCCTGCATGAAGCCGGAATCGCTAGTAATCGTGGATCAGCATGCCACGGTGAATACGTTCCCGGGTCTTGTACACACCGCCCGTCACACCACGAGAGTTTGTAACACCCGAAGTCGGTGGGGTAACCCTTACGGGAGCCAGCCGCCGAAGGTGGGACAGATGATTGGGGTGAAGTCGTAACAAGGTAGCCGTATCGGAAGGTGCGGCTGGATCACCTCCTTTCTAAGGATATTTACGGAATATGAACCTTGGGTTCATACGTTGACGTTTTGCGTTCAGTTTTGAAGGTTCATCCTTGAGATGGATTTTCAAACTTGTTCTTTGAAAACTGGATAAAACAACATTGAAAGCAACAAACACAAGTAATCAACCGAGTCGATCACTTTTTTTGATTGAACATGCAATACTTTGTAACGATCCGGACGCCATATCGCTATGGCCGAACGATCGACCATTATGGTCAAGTTAGAAAGGGCGCACGGCGGATGCCTTGGCACTAGGAGCCTATGAAGGACGGCACTAACACCGATATGCTCCGGGGAGCTGTAAGTAAGCATTGATCCGGAGATTTCCGAATGGGGAAACCCACTGCCCGTAATGGGGCAGTACATGTACGTGAATACATAGCGTACATGAGGCAGACCCGGAGAACTGAAACATCTAAGTATCCGGAGGAAGAGAAAGAAAATTCGATTCCCTGAGTAGCGGCGAGCGAAACGGGAAGAGCCCAAACCAGG containing:
- the pruA gene encoding L-glutamate gamma-semialdehyde dehydrogenase; this translates as MMIPYKHEPFTDFTQDANRKAFQEALQKVEGYLGRDYPLIIGGERIMTEEKIVSSNPANKEEVIGRVSKCSRDLAKKAMSVADETFNTWRKVDPRFRADVLFKAAAIIRRRKHEFSALLTKEAGKPWNEADADTAEAIDFLEYYGRQMLKLKDGMPVESRPGEYNRFDYIPLGVGVVISPWNFALAIMAGTTVAALVTGNTVLLKPASTTPVVAYKFIEVLEEAGMPAGVVNYIPGSGAEVGDYLVDHPRTRFISFTGSREVGTRIYERAAVVNEGQIWLKRVIAEMGGKDTIVVDNDADLELAAQSIVKSAFGFSGQKCSACSRAIILEDVYDQVVERVGELAKGLKYGDPADQSNFAGPVIDQNSYNKIMEYIEIGKKEGRLIAGGEGDDSKGYFVAPTIIADLDPNSRVMQEEIFGPVVGLSKAKTFDEAIEMANNTDYGLTGAVITNNRFHIEQAREDFHVGNLYFNRGCTGAIVGYQPFGGFNMSGTDSKAGGPDYLQLHMQGKTTSEML
- a CDS encoding ornithine--oxo-acid transaminase; amino-acid sequence: MTVSEKVIDQTEKYGANNYHPLPIVISEAQGVWVTDPEGNKYMDMLSAYSAVNQGHRHPKIIQALKDQADRVTLTSRAFHNDQLGPWYERICQLSGKEMALPMNTGAEAVETAIKAARRWAYDVKGIADNQAEIIGCVGNFHGRTMAAVSLSSDEEYKRGFGPLLPGIALVPYGDINALEEAITPNTAAFIIEPIQGEAGILIPPKGFMKEARELCKKHNVLFIADEIQAGLCRTGKMFACEWEEIEPDMYILGKALGGGVFPISCVVANQDILGVFNPGSHGSTFGGNPMACAVSLASLDVLEEEKLADRSLDLGTYFMEELKKIQHPSIKEVRGRGLFIGVELTEKARPYCEKLKELGLLCKETHDTVIRFAPPLIIEKGELDWALEKIYKVFAN
- a CDS encoding Glu/Leu/Phe/Val family dehydrogenase — encoded protein: MTENLNLFTSTQEVIKDALEKLGYDEGMYELLKEPLRMVEVRIPVRMDDGKVKVFTGYRGQHNDAVGPTKGGVRFHPQVTADEVRALSMWMTLKAGIVDLPYGGGKGGIICDPREMSMGELERLSRGYVRALSQVMGPAKDIPAPDVFTNAQIMAWMMDEYSRIDEFNSPGFITGKPIVLGGSQGRDRATAEGVTIIIKEAAKRRNIDMKGARVVIQGFGNAGSFLSKFLHDLGAKVIGISDAYGALHDPDGLDIDYLLDRRDSFGTVTTLFDNTITNKELLELDCDILVPAAIENQITGDNAHDIKAKIVVEAANGPTTTEGTRILTERGILLVPDVLASAGGVTVSYFEWVQNNMGYYWTEEEVREKMTEKMLTAFDNVYSVSTNRNIDMRLAAYMIGVRKTAEASRFRGWA
- a CDS encoding DUF378 domain-containing protein, which codes for MDTVQRLALALTIIGALNWGVAGLFRFDVVGQLGGGFSEPLSRFLYIAIGISGLLTLGLLFDKWRDRKSEHPTAEET
- a CDS encoding cation diffusion facilitator family transporter, with the protein product MSDILKLLKEGNKPSLLAAIVNAVIAGLKAIAFFFTGNVAMFAEMLHSLGDAANQFFVYVGSALSRKAPTPKYPNGFGRVVNLVCLGAVIVVGIMSYEAIIGGWHHIFNPSESGSLLINLSVLGIAIVLEFTVLFKAGKEVLHEAGIQTRGLAPITTSFRYLNKAKPPTKLVFMEDLVATAGGVLAFVAILLAHFFGFLAAEGIASILIGLMMFYVVSKVFLDNARGAIGETDEEMLNHIAYLVAEDPDVMDIQRVEVIKEGEFLHVEVVAEVDPAHTVAYVDDIRDRLMDTILKQKGVRDALISFDEDDGVLTWSRANSPDAAKHVTSKLPEIK
- a CDS encoding MgtC/SapB family protein; amino-acid sequence: MDWILNETMYPEVLIKITLALVLSLVIGVEREMKKKPIGLKTSAVIATFSCLMTIISIEAAYLVPPRDDINVTMDPLRLAAQIVSGIGFLGAGAILRRDNDNITGLTTAAMIWGAAGIGIAVGAGFYIEAAFAVLSVMFVIEVLSPLLGRFGPKRLRTKDAAFTFIVTDMSKIDDLIEYLTLEGMSVENLRIRKIIETEQPTKHELDFRLTALPKKETSQLYVELSALPYVESVELELFH
- a CDS encoding DMT family transporter — encoded protein: MERPAIHPYIPITIGVISVVLSAIFVKLANADSGVIAFYRMLFSVLAMLPIFLYKYKKELKGLRRKDWLFSTIAGVFLAFHFIFWFESLNYTSVASSTVLVTLQPIFAFVGTYFFFKEKISLKTILSALIAISGSVIISWGDFRLSGTALFGDILALIGCALVTAYLLFGQEVRKRLSLITYTFVVYSISTITLFFYVLAKGESFGPYPSSDWMWFILLALIPNLLGHTLFNWAIKWVSTNVISVAILFEPVGAAILAFYVFGETLTLPQLVGGVVVLCGIGLFVIDPKKLIEKFF